CCACGTCCACGATGACCTCCTGCGGGGCTTGCACAACCGGCTCGGCGTGCTATTATCGCACGCAGCGTGCGAACTACGGAAACAGTAGGTCGCGGTCCGGCTGGTCGTCAAGGGGGTGCCCGCGTGTCCGAAGTCGACTCGGGGATGTCGAAAACGCTGCACAACGGCCTGCAGATCCTGGAGTTGCTCGTCGCGCACCCGCAGGGGATGACGTTGACGGAGATCGCCGACGGGGTCGGCGTGCACCGGACGGTCGCGCACCGGCTCGTGCGGACGCTGGAGGCGCACCGGTTGTGCCGCCGGGACCGGTTCAAGCGGATCTCGCTGGGCACCGGACTGGTGCGCCTGGCCGAGCCGGTGGAGCAGGACCTGCGGACGCTCGCGCGCCCCGTGCTGGAGGAACTGACGGACCTGACGCAGGCGACGGCGCACCTCGTGGTGCGTGAGAACGCCGAAGAGGTCCGGATGCTGATGATCGTGGAACCACGGCAAGCGCGGATGCACGTGAGCTTCCAGCCGGGCCAGGTCGACCCGATCGACCGTGGTTCGGCGGGCCTGGCGCTGCTCGCTTCGGGGCCTGCGGTGGACGGCGAGCGGGAAGAGGTGTCACTGGCCCGCAAGCGGGGTTTCGCCGTGTCCTACGGGGAAATCGCGCCGTCGGTCATCGGGGTGTCGGCCATGGTGCCGGGCCGCGAGATCAGCATCGGCCTGTCACTGTTCTCCGCCCCCGACGAGGAAGCACTGGGCCGCACAGTGGTCGACGCGGCCCAGCGGCTGGCGTCGCTGCTTCGGTGACTCGCGTCGCGGCGCGAGTCCCACGTTCCAGACCGCGAGTTGACCATTCGCGCCGCAAGCAACGCCAACCGCCAGCGCAGGGGCGTAGCGAAGCGAAGCCCGGCGTCCTCAGCCACGCGCAGCGCCAAATGCTCCAACGGTTCCGCCACTTCAACACAGAACCTACGCCGCGGGACGCACCACGATCTCGTTCACGCCGACCTCCGGCGGCTGCTCCACCGCGAACGCGATCGCCGCCGCGGGTACCGCCCGCTCGCGCGAGGGCGGTGACCCAACCGCGCACGAAGCGTGCGTCCACATGGAGCCGGTCCAAGGCGGACAACGGCAGCACGCCCCCGCCGCCGACGTCTCGGCGGCCGCCCACCCCATCCGCAGCACGCCCCGGTTGCTGATCAGCACCGGCTTGGCGTTCTCCCGTTCTCACCGGCAACCCCTCGGCGCAACGAGGAGAACACCCAGGCTGTGGTGTACCCACCCTCCCGCACCCGCACCGCATCCACTGCCATCACCAGGCACATCTCGGTCGAGCGCGGTCAGCGAACGGAGAGCCCGCGCGGCCAGAATTCGGCGATCCTCATCGCACCAGAACAAGGAGTTCCACGTGAGAAACACAGCGCGGACCTGGCTGCGCAAACGGCCGGCCCTGATCGTCACGACCACGCTCGCCGCGGCGACAATCACGCTGACCGCCGCTCCGAGCGCCGCCGCCGAACCCGGGTTCCTGTCGTCCTGCTCCTATTCGCACGTCGCCTGCAAGAACGGTGCGAAGGTCTCCGTCCCGAGTCCTTACAACCGCTGTGAAACAGCCGGTTCGTCGGTGGGATCCACCCAGGTGTGCGTGCTCTACGACGGTGACGTCGTCTACGTGAAGGACGGGTCGGCCGACGGACGCTCGGCACTCGGAACCATCGTGGCCACCAGCGGTGTCGAGTACCGGATCTGCCGTAACCCGCACGGCAGCGGAACCTGGGCGAAGTGCACGTGGAACTGGGGTGAGAGCGCCAAGAAGACAGTCCAGGGTGGTGTGAAGCAGAGCGCTGCTCTCGCATCCTACAACAATCTGTGGTCGTTCACGAGCAACTGATCCCGGTTCGTGGCGGAGTCGGTCACGGGTGTCGGCGGAAGTCCTAAGCTCGGAGAATGGCGAAGTACTTCGACGTGCATCCGGACAATCCCCAGCGTCGCTCGATCGGGCAGATCGTCGGCCTCCTGCGGCAGGACGGCCTGATCGTCTACCCGACCGACTCCGCTTACGCGCTGGGCTGCCAGCTCGGCAACCGGGACGGCCTGGACCGCATCCGCTCGATCCGTCACCTCGACGACCGGCACCACTTCACGCTCGTCTGCCGCGACTTCGCCCAGCTCGGCCAGTTCGTGCACATCGACAACACCGTCTTCCGCGCGATCAAGGCCGCCACCCCGGGCAGCTACACGTTCATCCTCCCGGCCACCAAGGAGGTGCCGCGGCGGCTGCTGCACCCGAAAAAGAAAACCGTCGGCGTGCGCATCCCGGACCACGTCGTCGTGCAGGCGCTGCTCGACGAGCTGGGTGAGCCGCTGGTGTCGAGCACGCTGCTGCTGCCCGACCACGACGAGCCGCTCACGCAGGGCTGGGAGATCAAGGACGAGCTGGACCACGTCGTCGACGCCGTGGTCGACTCGGGCGACTGCGGCACCGAACCCACCACGGTGATCGACTTCTCCGGTGACGAGCCGGAGATCGTCCGGAAGGGTGCCGGGGACACCGCGCGTTTCGAATAGCTCTGGACATCGCCGCGTTCACGGGTCACGCTGGAAATACGCACTGTGATCCGCGAGGAGGCTGCGATGAGACTGGGCCGGAAGCTTGCCGTGGGCGTCGTCGAAGAATCCGGGGCCGAAGAGATCGCACCGGTCGAGGAGCGCCCCGAGACCGTCGAAACCCCGCAACCCGCGCGTCCCGAACCCGTCGCCGCCGACCGCTGAGCCATGGCGGGCAGGCTGTCGTTGCGCCGCATGCCCCAGGAACGGCGCGACGTCCCGCTGCACGGCTACAAACTCGCCTACCCGATGCTCTCCGCCGAGGGCACCGATGCCGGGTTCACCGGGGTGTCACTCGGCCGCACTTACGCCTACCGCGTCGAGGCCGAGGCGAAGTGCGCGCAGAGCAGCCGCCACCAGAGCCCGTCGCGGCTGTGCGACTGCGGCTTCTACTGCTTCCACGAGCTCACCGACGCGCGTGCGCTCGCCTGCGATCCGCAGTACCAGCAGAGCGTGCTGCTGGAGGTGGACGCCGCCGGGCGCTACTTCCGCTACGAGCGGGGGCTGCGGTACTCGCGGCAGACGGTGCGGGCCGTGCACGCCGGGTTGTGCGCGTGCGGGTGGCCCGCGCAGGTGTTCGTCGCGACCGGCACCGGCGTGGTGGGCTGGCGCAAGCTGCTGCCGGTGTGCTCGACCTGCGCCGGCA
This is a stretch of genomic DNA from Amycolatopsis endophytica. It encodes these proteins:
- a CDS encoding L-threonylcarbamoyladenylate synthase, coding for MAKYFDVHPDNPQRRSIGQIVGLLRQDGLIVYPTDSAYALGCQLGNRDGLDRIRSIRHLDDRHHFTLVCRDFAQLGQFVHIDNTVFRAIKAATPGSYTFILPATKEVPRRLLHPKKKTVGVRIPDHVVVQALLDELGEPLVSSTLLLPDHDEPLTQGWEIKDELDHVVDAVVDSGDCGTEPTTVIDFSGDEPEIVRKGAGDTARFE
- a CDS encoding IclR family transcriptional regulator; translated protein: MSEVDSGMSKTLHNGLQILELLVAHPQGMTLTEIADGVGVHRTVAHRLVRTLEAHRLCRRDRFKRISLGTGLVRLAEPVEQDLRTLARPVLEELTDLTQATAHLVVRENAEEVRMLMIVEPRQARMHVSFQPGQVDPIDRGSAGLALLASGPAVDGEREEVSLARKRGFAVSYGEIAPSVIGVSAMVPGREISIGLSLFSAPDEEALGRTVVDAAQRLASLLR